In Ruania alkalisoli, the DNA window CGAACCACGCCGGGGCGATCTCCGCCTGGACCTCCACCGGCCGGACGGCGACGAACGTCTCCACCTGCGCGCCCGGTCCACGCGCCGACGGCGGCAGCGAACGCTGCTCCCAGGAGGTACCGCCGACGAAGAAGTACAGACCGTCCACGGCGCCGATCCGGTCATAGGGCACACCCGTGGCGAGGTTGGTGACGATACCTCCCGGCCCGGCTGCCCTCACGCGGCGGTGCAGCTCGACCATGCTCGGCTGTGCGTGCTGCACCCGCGCGGCCAGCTCAGCTTGACCGATCGGCACCGGAGCCGGCATCGGTGCGGTCAGATACGCCCACGCCGCGTCGCACGCCGCGCGTTCGCTGTAGTACTCGCCCAGCAGCGCATGCTGGCCATAGTCGGCAATCTGCAGTCCGTAGTGCCGGGCACCATAACGCACCACCTCGACGGTCCCCTCGAAGGGCAGATGGGCCTCACCGGACTCATCCACACCGCGTACGTCGTCGGGCTCGCCGGGGAGGACGACGGCCGCCCGTGGGATGCCCCGTGCATCGAGCCCGCGCCGAAGCTGGCCGACTGCTTCACCAGCGATCTCGTCGGGGGTCAGCCACGCCGGCACGTGCTCGCGGTCCCGAGGGAAACGGCGCAGGTCCGCCGCCCATCTACGGTCATCAGGCACGGGTATGCCCGCCGGGGCATCCAGCATCGAAGCGGCCGTCGAGTTCCAGTACGGGCGCCGGTCGTAGTTCGCCTCCACCTCGGCCAGCCCGCCCGGGCGTGCCACGATCACCACCGACAACCAGGCACCAGACCCCGCCTCCGCGGTTGCGGCGCGCAGCTCTCGCAGCGCAGCCCCCACCTCGGCTGGGACCTCGACCCAACGTGAGCGATCGCCCGTCAGCGCATAGGCGCGGCCGGAGTGCTGGGTCCCCGCCTGCGACCACTCCAGGTGAACCGCCGTGGCACCCGCACCGGCGGCATCGAGCAGCGCCGCGGCGACCTGCGCGACGATCGGGTGCGTGGCGAGATCGTCCATCCGGGCTGATTATGCCGGGTCCGACCCGGCGTGCGTACCGAACCGACGGCTGACAGCAACGCCGCGCCACTATTGGCACGGCATCGCTGTCAGCCGTC includes these proteins:
- a CDS encoding TNT domain-containing protein, with protein sequence MDDLATHPIVAQVAAALLDAAGAGATAVHLEWSQAGTQHSGRAYALTGDRSRWVEVPAEVGAALRELRAATAEAGSGAWLSVVIVARPGGLAEVEANYDRRPYWNSTAASMLDAPAGIPVPDDRRWAADLRRFPRDREHVPAWLTPDEIAGEAVGQLRRGLDARGIPRAAVVLPGEPDDVRGVDESGEAHLPFEGTVEVVRYGARHYGLQIADYGQHALLGEYYSERAACDAAWAYLTAPMPAPVPIGQAELAARVQHAQPSMVELHRRVRAAGPGGIVTNLATGVPYDRIGAVDGLYFFVGGTSWEQRSLPPSARGPGAQVETFVAVRPVEVQAEIAPAWFGQPGGGLRFHVELPARSVRELIRSGVLQQVAITA